The nucleotide sequence ATGTATAAAATCGGAGCTGGTATTGGTCCAGCCACCAGCTTTCTCTATTCCGGCCCGGCGATCAATACCGCCGCTATCTTCATCTCCGCAGCCATGTTGGGTAGAATCGGTTGGGCTCGGTCTTTATCAGCAGTGATTTTGGCTTTTGGAGTTGGATTGGTGATGGATCTCCTCTTCGGAAAAGCTCGAGCCCGAGAGACCATTCAAGATTCAACCGAGAATCCTCCGAAAGCTGGCATTCCTTGGAAAGGCTTGCTAGTCATATTCATTTTAGTGGCAATCTATATGGTAGGTCCAAACTTATACAAAGGAATCTTAATGGCGGCAGCGTTCGGGATAGGCTATCTCTTATTTACTCAAGAGCAACGGTTAAACTGGTACCGCGAGTCGTGGAGTCTTTTTAAACTCATCTTTCCCATCCTGATTGGAGGAGTGTTTGTTGCATCTGCGCTCAAAGTCTTCGTACCAGGGTCAGTCATTGTGAAATTGTTTGGAGCCGAAAGCTTTGTATCGAATATTTTTTCATCACTGATTGGAGCTCTTCTCTATTTCAGCACCCTCACCGAGGTCCCGATTACCAGAAGCCTTATCGAGATGGGAATGAGCTCCGGTTCGGCTATCGCATTCTTGCTTGCCGGTCCAGCTTTGAGCCTCCCCAGCATGATTCTCATCAACCGGATCATGGGTATTAAACGAGGAATGACCTATATCATCTTAGTCATTCTGTTTTCTGCTCTTGCCGGTTCAGTCTACGAACTCATCTTTTAAAAAAGGAGTGAAGACCATGAAAGTTCAAGTCTTAGGCGCTGGTTGCAAAAAATGCAACCTTCTCTATCAAAATCTCAAATCCTTTATTGAAAAAAATCACATTGATGCCGATATTGAATATACTGATGATCTGGATAAACTCCTGGAAGCTAAAATTCTCATGCCTCCGGCGGTATTTATTGACGGAGTAAAGAAGAGCGAGGGAAAAACTCCAACTGAAGCTCAGTTTAAAGAATGGTTTCATGTGAAATAGGGTAGAGGAGAAATTGATATGAATTTCAAAGTGAAGCG is from Candidatus Atribacteria bacterium ADurb.Bin276 and encodes:
- a CDS encoding putative permease, with amino-acid sequence MWQTALREGLNTILTYLDPLHLLLGIVPAFLISGAIAALLDRESILRFFGPGANKWIAISVASIAGAILAVCSCSILPMFTSMYKIGAGIGPATSFLYSGPAINTAAIFISAAMLGRIGWARSLSAVILAFGVGLVMDLLFGKARARETIQDSTENPPKAGIPWKGLLVIFILVAIYMVGPNLYKGILMAAAFGIGYLLFTQEQRLNWYRESWSLFKLIFPILIGGVFVASALKVFVPGSVIVKLFGAESFVSNIFSSLIGALLYFSTLTEVPITRSLIEMGMSSGSAIAFLLAGPALSLPSMILINRIMGIKRGMTYIILVILFSALAGSVYELIF